The Rissa tridactyla isolate bRisTri1 chromosome 6, bRisTri1.patW.cur.20221130, whole genome shotgun sequence DNA segment AGGATTAATAAGTCACCTCCATTAACTCTATTTATTGCTGTGTTGGTGCCACAGGGGCATCACAGCGGCAGTGCTGATCAGAAACTGTTTGCATATTCCGAAATATAGAAGGCACTCTGAAACAGCAGCTTCGTTATTCTTATTGGTTTATAATATTAAtaaaggcaaagaagaagaaaagacgtATAGTATTCATCCCTATGGGAATAAATGACAGTCATATCAGACACTTACCAGGGCCTTACAGACCAAGCACTGTGAATTCTCACGCTACCCACTCACCACATTACCCACTACTGATTATAAAATTATAATCTTCTGCATGCACAATACGGGGTCATTCTGTCATCCAAAGTTCACAGCCTGTTGGGACTCTGTCGCTCCTTGGGGCTTACATGATGCTGTGTGCGGATCTATTTAATTAGCCCATgaacagcttttgttttcaagACAGCAAAATGTCAGCTCAGACATTAAAAATGCACACAGGCGCGCGCTCCTCTCGCACCGGGCTGGGGGAGCGCAGCTTCCCCTGCCTTAGCAGCAGGCATCGGGGGTACCGTCTCCCTGCAGGCTGTAGCACAGCGGGATTTTGTCACCCCCTAAATAGCGGGTTGACAGTCTCTAAGAACAGCAATAAGGACAGCAATTTCCACTCTGCGGGGACAGCAGGCACAGGAGGGTGAAACAGAGACTTtgctgccagaagcagcagcGGAGCTTTGGGCACGTATTCTGCTGGCAGTTTTCGTGAGCAGGCTGGGAACTCAGTTCAGACTTGCTTTCAACCAGCAGCGCATGTCGTATCTGCAACAGACACGTCTAATTATTCTTATCAGCTCTTCAACTGTCATTCCCCAGGTTTGTTTTCCAAGGAAAGCAGCGGAGAGGCAGCGGAGGCATGCAGCAGCGAGCAGGTCCCATGGCGAGGCAGGTTCTCTgcagggcagcggggcagggctgcCATGCCGGAGTTGGGGTCCCCCACTTCCCTGCACTTCCCActgccccactgtcccctcccaggGTCCTGGAGGGATACGCACTTCTCTTCCGCAGCcgagcagctcctgcccttccctgaAAATGGCCAGAAACCCACCCTGTCAGCCCATCACAAGGTGGAAAAAGGGAATATTGGGCATCTCTTGTGGGAGATTGTATGCGCCTTCCTGGTTTTCTTTACAGTTATGGATATTTTTGTCTTGCACATCATTTCCTTGCCAGCGTTCAGCCTTCCGCCTCAGTTGCCAAGGGCCACAAGTTCTTGCAGGAAGGTGACAGAAATTGCTTATTGCACAAAAGCAACTTTCCACATACCTATCTGCTCACCCTCACATTTCCCAAATAATTTACTCACAAGTTGAGGCCAAACCTGGGCATTTTCAGCACGCGAAGCTAAGgctggaaggaaacaaaacctggGATAAATAGCCATTGCTAACAATCTGTCTACTATATATTTTTCGCTATTTTTAGATAGACAAGGGtgagctttgcttttcttgtgcAAATAAGTGTTTTCTCGAATCCTTTAGACCAGAATTTCCTCAGTTCCCACCTATGTGCAGGCAGCGTTGGAAATCCAGCTGAGGGACCTCTTACAGCTTCAAAGGCatagtattttaaatactgcatgcagaagtattttaaaataaaataaattagtatttcaGGTTCACTGTGGAAAGTCTGCTTGCCATGTAAGGGGTGCTGGGAAGAGATGCCGTCTTCTGTGataaatgaaaaaggaagttATGAAACTGCAGAACCTGGAGAAAGAACACACAGTGTGATAAAGCGTTGTTTTGACCTGAAGAGTTGCCTAATGAAAAGGGGAATGAAGCCCACCAGAAACCAATAGGTAAGTTGCAAACCAATTCAGGTAAAATGTGAAACAGGCATTCTTGCAGCAGATAAGACGTCCTTACCTCTTAGCTCACCCTCTGCGTTCCGtgcccacccaccccctccagcAGGATTCCCGAGTGAGACACGGCGTGCcttacatgtgtgtgtatgtacatctATGTATTTACCCTCACTATCAGGGGCATTGCGATGATCGGTTATGGGGGTCCTTTCTACCAGCCTCTCAGTCTGTGGCTGGTTTGCGCCCGTTGTTCATACCGGCACACTTTGAAATATTGAAATCTGCATCTAAGTCTTCCTGACAACCAAACCCAACAGGTAGAAACAGCTGGATTTATGTCCAGACTGTTCCCTTTGCACACCCACACACTGCGATAGTTCAGCGCTAATTGGACTGACTGGGAATTTCCATTTGCTCTCGAGCATGCTTTCGTTTCTCGTTAGGGATATATCATCCGTTTGAGTTAAATCAGCTGTTAACAGAACAAAACATTCAGTTTAATGGAAATCAGTGGTATAAAATCCCAGATTTTGCAGATTTTGCATTAAGAGGCAAAGCTGGAAGGAATTCAGTTTCAGCTCTACCAGGCAGAAACCTATTCAGCTACAAGGCATATGCTAGAGCTATGGAGGAAAAGGTGCTAATGCAACATGCTTTATGGTTGTGGTCCAAAATAAGAACAGCTCAGTGACAGAAGCAGGAAGACACTAATTTGCTGTCTGTGTATGAAGGCATGCAACAGTATGGGTGCTAAAAAATATGCCTCGTTCCTTACTCATGGAAGTGCTTGGACCTTTAGCAGCTGAAGCACTGCAGTCAGAATGCGCAAACTGCTAAAACCAGTATGTGAAATTTCCTTTTCCAGTCCCGGCAGGCTCAGAAGGGCGGTGCTGAGACACGGGCTGCTGATGAAGCCGCAGGGACGCAGGTGCTTGTACAGCGCGGGCTGCAGGGGTCCGGCTGCAGCGGGCGGGCAGTTTCCTTGGCAGGTCCAAAGTGGCACTAAAGCAGGTGAGGAACGAGGGTCCCGACAGCACTGACCCCAGGTTGCAGCAAGAGGTGAAAAGTAGTGTAGGCAGGGACAACAGATGAGGTTTGCAAGGTTGGGCAAAAGATGAAATACTGAGCAGTCACAGTAACCAGGgtataaaaaaggaaaacgaaAGCCTGAATGAAGTGAGGTAGGTGAGGCAGGAGTAAAACGGAGGCAAGAATGACAGCGATTCAGAAAATGTGCATTAAAAAGGGAAATGGCTCTCTTCCACTCTTGTGAGGCAAGGTGAGTGTGGTTCTggaaagatgctgctgtttgCAGTATGTGGTAGCACCTAATCTTCTCATGGTGGTGGAGATTCTTCTCCAAGAGAAGCTGGGAGCTGATGTGAGAGTGTGATGTTACACCCCAGAGAGTACCATCAGAAactgctggggcggggggacagcCTGATGCTTGTAATGAATGCCAGCAACACCATCACGACGGTGTGTGCTTCGGGTGCCCACCCTTCCAAAAAGCCATTGAAAAATGAGAGGACACTCAGAAAAAAGTTACATGGATGAGTCAAGTATCTTGGAAAATCCTGCCCTGGCACAGAAGACTAAATAAATTGAAGTCTCGCAGACCAGGTTATAAATCTGAGCTTGGAGTCTTTAGTAACGCATCAACAGTACTGCAGCTGAAGGATGTGAAGCATGGGTTTGGTACAGGTTCACTTCTGCCTTCAGACATTGATATGTTTGTATTCCACCTTGAATATGTGTATTGGTCCCACAAGAACGTTACGCCAGATGAGAAGAACCCACCAAGAACCTTACTCCCTGTGCAGCCACAGCTTCATGCTGGATCAGGTGTTgtctctcctgccccggccaacgTCATGTCGGCATTAAGCCCAAGGTCGGTGTGAACGGGTGCCTGGGCAGACGCGGCACGTgcagccacctcctcccacctgctcctgctcctgctcgcACTGGTGATCCCATTCTTTTCCAAGTCCTGTGTTAATGAACCACAGCTCTGCTCACAGCTGGGCTCACAAGCCCTATTCCAGAGAAGGCTGAGAAGTCCCCATGGCCGGACCCTGcgcctggtgctgctgctggcacctcaGGCACCAGCACAGATCCTACGAAATGcttccttccctgggcagctgtgggATCCTTGAATTACTGCTCCGACCTTTCATCTCCATCATTTGGATTTATGGCGCTGCTTAGGTAACCGAGGAAAACAGGCTGTAGTTCATAGTGCGTATTTACTGATGCTATCTAACGCTGCTTCAGTATGACTCAAAATTTGCTCAAGACAGGAAATTCAAGGAAGCTGCCAAGACAAGCTGCATGTTAGCAATGGGACTGAGAAAATCACTAATGAAATAACAATTATAAAGGGAAAGATAAACAAAAAGGCTTCTTGTATGCTAATagctttgtaatttttattttttttttttacacaataatCCAAGTGCTTTATTAAAATGAACTCTGGTTTGGGCCACGGAGCTGATTCTTCAAGGAGGAAGATGACTTTTTCATAAACCAGCATGGTGGGCTTGACATTATACTGTATTCACCGTAAGTCAGTCTTGTGGGATGGGTGTTTTGTGGGACCGCCGAGACGAAGGATTAATTTTTGCTAGCACTTTAAAATCCTAGAGGGCACCACTGAACAGTTTTGAAAACCGGGCTTGCTGTACAACACAGATTTTACAGGTGTTGCCCTTCTTGTctcattttttgctttcctttctcttcacaTTCAATTcgtattaaaattaaaaagaatcttCAAAGTAGTAAATATGCAGTTAGTGGAtgagtacaaaaagaaaaaaaaacattaatatacAAGAAGAAAAGGTCTGGTATTTACAAAATATAAGCCATTGCTTCAACATTGTAGTCTGTGTAACTTACCCCAAAAGAGATGCCAGGCTGGCAACTCCATCTGCATCCTCTTGCATGTTCCTACAGGGGTACAATATACAGCTGATTTCCCAATTAAGCTTTCCCAACAAAGTAGTTTTATAATTTAGACAAACTCAAAAGTTTGAAAAATGAATACATATTCATGAAGTACTAATAATCCTCCGTCTAGAACACAGCTTTTAGCTGAGAGCAGATATGACTAGCTCATGTATCACTCACCACACATCCTAACTAAAATGTGAACAAGGAAGAAATGGCTGAAACCAGCAGATTGTGTTTTGCTAAGACAATAAATAATAACCGTATTCTGACTCAAGTGCCAAATGTATAGCGCTTAATTAGAGGTCAGTAGAGCATATTTCTGCTCAGCTGTTCCATTTACAGCAATTAACACATTCGTGTAGCTTAAACTGGGTTGCAGAGCACATTTCAAAGGGATGAGTGAAAGCAAAATCAGGGGAGCGTTTTTCAGCCGCTCGCAGCAGCTCGGGGGCAGCACACCTGGCAgcccgctgcctgcaccctgctgcctgcGCCCCATTGCCCTCTCCCCACTGCCTCCACCCCACTGCCTGCGCCCTGACACCTGCACCCTGTTGCCTGAACCCCATCGCCTGTGCCCTGCTACCCTTGCCCAACTGCCTGCGCCCCACTGCCCGCACCCCGCTGCCTGCGCCCCGCCACCTGCACCCGGCTGCCTGCGCCCCACCACCCGTACCCCGCTGACTGCGCCCCACTGCCTGTACTGGTGCTGGCGGGACGGGGCTTAGCCCAGGCGCGGTGTCCCCTGCTCCCCCACTGCGGAGGGCAGGAGGGCACCCTGCCCTTCTCTGCCCCCGCTGCCCGGGAGCACCGGGCAGGCCGCAGCTGTGCCTGGGCAGCACTGGGCTACCCcgcgtgcccgtgcccgtgccgtGCCACCATGGTGCCGGCATGAGCCCCTGGAGAGGGGTGACCATGGCACACACGCCTGGCCGTGACCACTGGCGCTGGCCTCGCCGGCGTTGCCACGCCCGCCGTGCCGCATGGGCGCACCCGTGTGCTCCGCTACCGCCTCCgcagctgggctggagccagCGCCCATCGGAGCCCCATGCCCCGGGTGCGGCCTGAGGGTGGCGGCTGTCGCCAGGAGCACGGGGCGTGTCGGCTGGGGGTCACGGGTccggcaccggccccggcccctccccgccgccgctccctccccgcccgcagcccccggcccggcccggccgccgtgTGGGGCGGGCGAGGAACGGCGAGCGCCGCCCGCCTGCGAGGGCGgtgcggggggcgggcggcgcgcccCTGGGCCGAGTCGGCGCCTCGTCCCGCCCGCAGTCCGCCCGGGGCTGCCGCGCTGCCTcccgcagcagaggggctgcggccgctctccccgcggcggcggcgccgccatGGAGGGGCGCCCCGCGCCCTAAAGCCGCTGCCCCCGGCCGCCCAGTCCTGTCCTGCCCGGCGATGGGAGCCGGCTCGGCCGGGGCAGCTGCGGGCGGGACGCTGCCCCCCGCCGGGTGGACGCGAGGAGAGGCGAGCGCGGGCTGAGGAGAGCGCCGGGGGAGGCAGGTGGGGGCGGCCCCAGCGATCCTCGGAACCGGGCGGTGGCTGGGGGCGAcgcggggagcggagctgggcGGGCTGAGGTGACCCGGGGGAGCCGGGCGGGTTGAGGGAGCCGGGTggctgaggggagcgggcagAAGCTAGGGGAGCGAGGCCGGCAGGGCTGAGGTGACTTCGGGGAGCCGAGCGGGCTGAGGGGAACGGGCGGAAGCGaagggagcggcggcgggcgggctggGGTGACTTCGGGGAGCTGgagggccggggggagccgggcagtCCGAAGGGAGCGGCGGCCGCGGGCTGCGGGACGGGGCCGGCAGCCGCGGAGGCGGACGGGGCGGCGGCGCTCGCCTGAGGAGCGCGGGCGGAGCGGCCgcccccgctgccggccccgctcccgctgccccttcccGGCGCTCGCCCCGTCcctttccccgctccccgccggcgcgtcccagggccgggccgggccgggccgggccgggccaacCCGCTGCCGTTCTCGCCGCCGCCTCGGCTGCCCTGCCCCGACCTCCTGCGCGGCGctccggggccggggcggggagaggggcccGCCGGGGCAGGCGGCGACCCGCCGGGGTGTCCCCTGGCTCCCGGCGTGCGGGGGGCACGGTCCGCGCCCCACGCTAGATCGAGCTGCGTGGGTGGGAGAGGCTCAGCCGAGCTCGGAAACCCTCTGAAGAAAAGCAGGGCAGGTTTCACCATCCAGTTagcttttctttgctcttttcttgaTTTAGATGTGTTACTGTTCCTGTAGAGACTTTGTTGCTTCACCTCAGACCTACGTGACTCTGGTGGAAGGATCATGACCGAAGtccttttctctgctgctctgaaTGGAACTGAACCGAACCTGTTATCCAGCAGTGGCTGGTCTGCGGGAAACGCCACCACCAAGTGTTCCCTGACCAAAACTGGCTTCCAGTTCTATTACCTGCCCACCGTCTACATTCTGGTCTTCATCACTGGGTTTTTGGGCAACAGCGTGGCCATCTGGATGTTTGTCTTCCATATGAGGCCTTGGAGCGGCATCTCAGTTTACATGTTCAACTTGGCGCTGGCCGATTTCTTGTATGTCTTGACTCTACCTGCCCTCATCTTTTACTACTTCAATAAAACGGACTGGATTTTCGGAGATATCATGTGCAAGCTGCAGAGGTTCATCTTCCACGTGAACCTGTACGGCAGTATTTTGTTTCTAACTTGCATAAGCGTGCACAGGTACACGGGAGTGGTGCACCCCTTGAAGTCGCTGGGGAGACTGAAGAAGAAGAACGCAGTGTACATCAGCACCCTGGTCTGGGTCATTGTGGTGGCTGTGATTTCTCCAATACTTTTCTACTCGGGAACGGGGataaggagaaataaaaccataACGTGCTACGACACAACAGCCGATGATTACCTGAGAAGTTACTTCATTTACAGCATGTGTACCACCGTGTTTATGTTCTGCATCCCGTTCATCGTGATTCTTGGTTGCTATGGGCTGATTGTGAAAGCTTTGATTTACAAAGATTTGGACAATTCTCCTCTCAGGAGAAAATCGATTTACCTGGTTATTATTGTGTTGACGGTCTTTGCTGTGTCTTACCTTCCCTTCCATGTGATGAAGACCTTAAATCTAAGAGCCAGGGTGGATTTTCAGACTCCACAAATGTGTGCCTTCAACGATAAGGTTTATGCCACTTACCAAGTGACGAGGGGTCTGGCCAGCCTCAACAGCTGCGTCGACCCTATTCTTTACTTTCTGGCAGGTGATACCTTTCGAAGGCGGCTTTCCAGGGCGACCAGGAAATCATCCAGAAGAAGTGAACACAACGTGCAGTCTAAAAGCGAGGAAATGACTCTCAATATTTTATCAGAGTATAAACAGAACGGAGATACTAGTTTGTGAACAAATGTGAAAGGTTTGGGAACAGTTTGAAAAAAGTCCTCCTCTTTGAGACAGTAGGACACTGTAGTGCTACAAGGGTGTGAGGAAAATCTGCCAGTGTCTCAGATTTGTTTTAGGTAAAGCCTCATTTTCTGATCTTAGAAAAAGCTTAGCAAAGTATGTGGaagaattttaatggaaaataatgtGTCAAAATTCAGCTTTCCATCTCTTTACagtattcttatttctttctgaCTTGTGttagacaaaataaaatgaagtaaatcCCCTAAAGGAAGAAAGCAATTCAAGTGCTTCTCTTTTAATGACTTAGTCTCCCACATTCAAAAATGTTCTCAATtagcctttctttaaaaataggaaataaaaataaaagcagtatcttCTCTTATGAGGCTCAGTCCACATACCTAGCCTTTTGCTCACTTGGCGTGGTAAACGACTATTTAAATCAGAGTCACGATGCAGTTATCTCACCTTtacagttttattatttcttcatctACTTCTAGTGTTGGTAATTATTTGATAGTTTGGTAGCATTTATGATTCAGTCTTTGAGTGCCGGTGTTTTGCAAAAGGTAGGCTTACTGATGTGTGCATGATTATGCTTTCAGATTACGATGGTTGTTCATGAAAAATCTGGACACCCCCCCACTTAAAGGCAAATTGGCTTCCAGGTGAACTGACACCTCAGCCCCTGGCAGACATAAGCAGG contains these protein-coding regions:
- the P2RY1 gene encoding P2Y purinoceptor 1, which translates into the protein MTEVLFSAALNGTEPNLLSSSGWSAGNATTKCSLTKTGFQFYYLPTVYILVFITGFLGNSVAIWMFVFHMRPWSGISVYMFNLALADFLYVLTLPALIFYYFNKTDWIFGDIMCKLQRFIFHVNLYGSILFLTCISVHRYTGVVHPLKSLGRLKKKNAVYISTLVWVIVVAVISPILFYSGTGIRRNKTITCYDTTADDYLRSYFIYSMCTTVFMFCIPFIVILGCYGLIVKALIYKDLDNSPLRRKSIYLVIIVLTVFAVSYLPFHVMKTLNLRARVDFQTPQMCAFNDKVYATYQVTRGLASLNSCVDPILYFLAGDTFRRRLSRATRKSSRRSEHNVQSKSEEMTLNILSEYKQNGDTSL